From Bacteroidales bacterium, a single genomic window includes:
- a CDS encoding redoxin domain-containing protein, which yields MKPLLIVIILSLLSFIIFKNYFSGNDIITNKNNNCKKTEKDTVYNNDIFTEDVFVKNIDDKELNLKNIEITKDTVMIIVWCKTCGACIKYMDWYKTKNKEKNYQILAIAINKNDTIDKEKEIINKHQWPFQIFFDKNQNLAKFLNKKGFYRNPNYKIRGEGFTSFPYIFMFVKNKFFCISCDKYANPFCN from the coding sequence GTGAAACCACTGCTAATCGTTATCATTTTATCATTGTTATCTTTTATCATTTTTAAAAATTATTTTTCAGGAAACGATATCATCACAAATAAAAATAATAATTGTAAAAAAACTGAAAAAGATACAGTTTATAACAACGATATATTTACCGAAGATGTTTTTGTAAAAAATATTGACGACAAAGAATTAAATTTAAAGAATATTGAAATAACCAAGGACACCGTTATGATTATTGTATGGTGTAAAACATGTGGCGCTTGTATAAAATATATGGATTGGTATAAAACCAAAAACAAAGAAAAGAATTATCAAATACTTGCGATTGCAATAAATAAAAATGATACTATTGATAAAGAAAAAGAAATTATCAATAAACACCAATGGCCATTTCAAATTTTCTTTGATAAAAATCAGAACCTGGCAAAATTCTTAAATAAAAAAGGATTCTACAGGAATCCGAACTATAAGATTAGAGGAGAAGGATTCACTTCATTTCCTTATATATTCATGTTTGTAAAGAATAAGTTTTTCTGTATCAGTTGCGATAAATATGCGAATCCATTCTGTAATTAA
- a CDS encoding S41 family peptidase produces the protein MKSRIFSKLIFIFLIAFIVFANNVKAQSKKNNFETDSKKLESALQIIDLFYVDTVNNNKLVETAINNMLKELDPHSVYMNREEMKEANESLQGNFEGVGIQFSIIKDTIMVVTPTPGGPSEKLGIQSGDKLIKIDGENATGPTINNNWVFKHLRGNKGTKVNVSILRRGKKELLEYTITRDKIPVNSIDATFMADETIGYIKLNRFGGTTMEEFHTSLTQLKSSGMKSLILDLRDNGGGYLQTAVDLADEFLGKDKLVVYTQGINSSKVSYNATDKGDFEKGKLVVLINESSASASEIVSGAIQDWDRGLIIGRRSFGKGLVQKPFPLPDGSSIRLTTAKYFTPTGRCIQKPYNEGTDKYFKDLTDRYKHGEIFHSDSIKFPDSLKFYTPKKRLVYGGGGIMPDVFIPADTSKISDYYTNILRKGLIYQFSLQYVDVKRDSLKSTYKDIAAFNKNFKISDALLNEFIKFTEADSLKKDEKGFELSKEYIVNQLKANIGRGLFDINAYFLISTEIDDVYQDAIKAINDKTTFKKYKIE, from the coding sequence ATGAAGTCAAGAATTTTTTCCAAACTTATTTTCATTTTTCTCATTGCTTTTATTGTATTTGCAAATAATGTAAAAGCACAATCAAAGAAGAATAATTTTGAAACCGACAGCAAAAAACTGGAATCGGCTTTACAGATAATCGATCTTTTCTATGTAGATACCGTTAACAACAATAAGCTTGTTGAAACGGCAATCAATAATATGTTGAAGGAGCTGGATCCGCATTCTGTTTACATGAACAGGGAAGAAATGAAAGAAGCCAATGAATCACTACAGGGAAATTTTGAAGGTGTAGGCATCCAGTTCAGCATTATCAAAGATACGATAATGGTGGTAACACCCACTCCCGGTGGCCCTTCAGAAAAATTAGGAATACAATCGGGCGATAAGTTAATTAAGATTGACGGTGAAAATGCAACCGGTCCGACAATCAACAACAACTGGGTATTTAAGCATTTGCGCGGAAATAAAGGAACTAAGGTTAACGTAAGTATTTTACGAAGAGGAAAGAAAGAACTTTTGGAATATACAATCACCCGTGATAAAATTCCTGTTAACAGCATTGATGCAACTTTTATGGCTGATGAAACCATAGGTTATATTAAACTGAACCGTTTTGGTGGAACCACTATGGAAGAATTTCACACTTCTCTTACTCAATTGAAATCATCAGGAATGAAAAGTCTGATACTCGATTTAAGAGATAACGGTGGCGGTTATCTTCAAACAGCTGTTGATCTTGCTGATGAATTTCTTGGAAAAGATAAGTTAGTGGTATATACCCAGGGAATCAACAGTTCTAAAGTATCATATAATGCTACAGATAAAGGCGATTTTGAAAAAGGAAAACTGGTCGTTCTTATTAATGAATCTTCAGCTTCTGCCAGCGAAATTGTTTCCGGTGCAATACAGGACTGGGACAGAGGTTTAATAATAGGAAGACGATCGTTTGGAAAAGGATTGGTGCAAAAGCCTTTCCCGCTGCCTGATGGTTCATCGATAAGACTTACTACTGCAAAATATTTTACTCCTACAGGACGTTGTATTCAGAAACCGTATAATGAAGGAACAGATAAATATTTTAAAGACCTTACTGATCGTTACAAACATGGTGAGATATTTCATTCCGACAGTATTAAATTTCCCGATTCACTGAAATTTTATACTCCTAAAAAACGTCTGGTATATGGCGGAGGTGGTATTATGCCCGATGTTTTTATTCCTGCCGATACTTCAAAGATTTCTGATTATTATACCAATATCCTTCGCAAAGGATTGATATACCAGTTCTCTTTACAGTATGTTGATGTAAAGCGCGACAGCCTTAAAAGCACGTATAAAGATATTGCTGCTTTTAATAAAAATTTCAAGATCAGCGATGCCTTGCTTAATGAATTTATAAAATTCACTGAAGCCGATAGCTTGAAGAAAGATGAAAAAGGTTTTGAATTATCGAAAGAATATATTGTAAATCAATTAAAGGCAAATATCGGAAGAGGCTTGTTTGATATCAACGCGTATTTCCTTATTTCTACCGAGATAGATGATGTTTATCAGGATGCTATCAAAGCGATTAATGATAAAACTACTTTTAAAAAATATAAAATTGAATAA
- a CDS encoding zinc ribbon domain-containing protein: MNQCPQCNSLLKPNAKFCHNCGCAIFNSNSTPIQTLTTRTPLEYQKPYNRQKYYAWTWFAMTIIFLFCFLYPFISDMDMFEGGGAMIMIGLVMFITSVIVTPFYFKRASRLSRILSGQNVLVYWVYSPEEWREYTSEELKQRKSEKWALFWVITVIAFVVNTIMSIIHPDGIIIFLFVQVGLMLLIALTAFLSYKLPDNQNRKHLGQVIIAKDGIYLNGSYHSWVGMSARFERVMISDDNKILHFVYSAMSRYSRDEYTVNVPVPNNELPAALKIIGYFKNISR; this comes from the coding sequence ATGAATCAATGTCCGCAGTGTAATTCGTTACTTAAGCCAAATGCAAAATTTTGTCATAACTGTGGTTGTGCAATTTTTAATTCTAATTCAACTCCAATTCAAACTCTAACAACTCGAACTCCTCTCGAATATCAAAAGCCTTATAATCGTCAGAAATATTATGCATGGACATGGTTTGCAATGACCATAATATTCCTGTTCTGTTTTTTATACCCGTTTATTTCTGATATGGATATGTTTGAAGGTGGCGGTGCTATGATAATGATTGGATTGGTAATGTTTATTACAAGTGTTATTGTTACTCCTTTTTATTTTAAAAGAGCATCGCGTTTAAGCAGAATTTTGTCCGGGCAAAATGTTTTAGTATATTGGGTTTATTCGCCTGAAGAATGGAGAGAATATACATCGGAAGAACTAAAACAACGTAAAAGCGAGAAGTGGGCGCTGTTTTGGGTGATCACGGTTATTGCATTTGTGGTAAATACCATCATGTCTATAATCCATCCTGATGGTATAATTATTTTTTTATTTGTCCAGGTTGGACTAATGCTGCTCATTGCTCTTACAGCGTTTTTATCATACAAGCTTCCGGATAATCAGAATAGAAAACATTTAGGACAGGTAATTATTGCCAAGGATGGAATTTACCTTAATGGTTCTTATCATTCGTGGGTAGGCATGTCGGCACGATTTGAAAGAGTAATGATTTCGGATGATAATAAGATTTTGCATTTTGTATATTCCGCAATGTCGCGTTATAGCAGGGATGAATATACTGTTAATGTTCCCGTTCCAAATAATGAATTACCTGCAGCTTTAAAAATCATCGGGTATTTCAAAAACATAAGTCGCTGA
- a CDS encoding DUF6485 family protein, whose product MKTCSVDENKKNCNCSYPCSRKGICCECIEYHRSSGELPACYFNKEYEATYDRSMKNYLKMKRILRFVFIQLLFITLITDNGISQTENFPYSWYYKYISKAEVYKTRNNLDSAFCYYKKAFVVEKATPYDLYKATDIAVKLDSINCLTKYIRQLILFGNDSSYLCSKYLSKLTSEKLNEVKLYVFSDYDSLHNTYLKNINQPLRDTLLKMAKDDQYYRISKHGLNDSLWGIELKKTDIRIFNHLTQIVKQYGWPNYKKVGIAAAGAFNIMLLHGARRFAIDSEEWLFFEKIMKEEVQNGNVSPITFGQWIDQHLTLVEKKPQRYGTSWDLQNKLDPIEDIENVDKRRAEVGLGSLEDFMITHGLSK is encoded by the coding sequence ATGAAAACCTGTTCTGTTGATGAAAATAAAAAAAATTGTAATTGCTCCTACCCTTGTTCACGAAAAGGAATATGTTGCGAATGCATCGAATATCATAGGAGTAGCGGGGAATTACCTGCCTGTTATTTCAATAAAGAATATGAAGCGACTTACGACAGGTCGATGAAGAATTATTTAAAAATGAAAAGAATATTAAGATTTGTTTTTATACAATTACTATTTATAACTTTAATTACTGATAATGGAATATCGCAAACTGAAAATTTTCCATATAGTTGGTATTATAAATATATAAGTAAAGCTGAGGTATACAAAACCAGAAATAATTTAGATTCTGCATTTTGTTATTATAAAAAAGCATTTGTTGTTGAAAAAGCAACACCTTATGATTTATATAAAGCTACTGATATAGCAGTAAAATTAGATAGTATTAATTGTCTTACTAAATATATCAGGCAATTAATATTATTTGGAAATGATAGTTCATATTTATGCTCTAAATATCTATCAAAATTAACATCCGAAAAATTAAACGAGGTAAAACTTTATGTTTTTTCTGATTACGATTCCCTTCATAATACATATTTAAAAAATATTAATCAACCCTTGCGCGACACATTATTGAAAATGGCAAAAGATGACCAGTATTACAGGATAAGCAAACACGGGCTTAATGATTCGTTATGGGGAATTGAACTAAAAAAGACAGATATAAGAATTTTTAATCACTTAACTCAAATAGTAAAACAATATGGCTGGCCAAATTATAAAAAAGTTGGTATTGCTGCTGCCGGTGCATTTAATATAATGCTTTTACATGGAGCAAGGCGTTTTGCAATTGACAGTGAGGAATGGTTATTTTTTGAAAAAATAATGAAAGAAGAAGTACAAAATGGTAACGTTTCTCCAATAACATTTGGACAATGGATAGACCAGCATCTTACTTTAGTTGAAAAAAAGCCACAGCGTTATGGAACATCTTGGGATTTACAGAATAAGCTCGATCCGATTGAAGATATTGAAAACGTTGATAAACGTAGGGCAGAAGTAGGGCTTGGCAGTTTAGAAGATTTTATGATTACACATGGTCTTTCAAAATAG
- a CDS encoding SAM-dependent chlorinase/fluorinase: MAIITLTTDWGNKDHYTGAVKGALLSLMPDATIVDITHDIPTFDIGPASFVIRNCFKNFPEGTIHIIGINTEASTDSPHTLALYDGHYFIGADNGIFSLIFDHQPEKIIELDITQDSDYFTFSTRDVFVKAAYFISKGENIETMGFEKKSIRELLPLKPVVEANAIKGSVVYIDSYENVITNINEELFREAGKGKSFTVSFRGGYDITEISHAYKDVEPGEKLALFGSSGFLEIAINMGNASSLLGLKLKDSVRIDFEEK, from the coding sequence ATGGCAATCATAACTCTTACTACCGACTGGGGTAACAAAGACCATTATACCGGTGCTGTGAAAGGCGCTTTGCTTTCACTGATGCCTGATGCCACTATTGTTGATATTACTCATGATATACCTACTTTTGATATTGGTCCGGCTTCATTTGTAATCCGTAATTGTTTTAAAAATTTTCCGGAAGGAACCATTCATATTATTGGAATCAATACCGAAGCATCTACTGATTCGCCACATACGCTTGCGTTATATGATGGTCATTATTTTATTGGTGCAGATAACGGAATATTTTCGCTTATCTTCGATCATCAACCCGAAAAAATTATTGAACTTGATATTACGCAGGATTCCGATTATTTTACCTTTTCAACCCGTGATGTTTTTGTTAAAGCTGCATATTTTATTTCAAAAGGTGAAAACATCGAAACCATGGGTTTTGAAAAAAAATCGATTAGAGAACTTTTGCCTCTCAAACCTGTTGTTGAAGCGAATGCTATAAAGGGAAGTGTTGTTTATATCGATTCTTACGAAAATGTGATTACAAATATCAATGAAGAACTTTTTCGTGAAGCAGGCAAAGGAAAATCTTTTACTGTATCTTTTCGCGGAGGATATGATATTACAGAAATTTCGCATGCATACAAGGATGTGGAGCCCGGAGAAAAACTGGCTTTATTCGGCTCATCGGGTTTCCTTGAAATAGCAATAAACATGGGTAATGCAAGCAGCCTTCTTGGTTTGAAACTTAAAGATTCTGTTCGTATTGATTTTGAAGAAAAGTAA
- a CDS encoding PhoH family protein, whose amino-acid sequence MMEKIIILESIAPIEIFGINDNHLEKIRSYYPKVKIVARGDTVKAIGENEEVNVFAERFNLLLKHYEKFGKITEQDIDYIMNAEQQYSGKEETDKEILVHGKHGMPVKARTINQQRMVESSANNDLIFAIGPAGTGKTYTAVALAVRALKNKEVKRIVLTRPAVEAGENLGFLPGDLKDKLDPYLQPLYDALRDMLPSQKLYSYMEDGTIEVAPLAFMRGRTLENAYAILDEGQNTTESQMKMFLTRMGRSSKFIVTGDITQIDLPRNQASGLLHSMRILKNIEGIEIIMLDERDIVRHRLVNRIVEAYGKESKK is encoded by the coding sequence ATGATGGAAAAAATAATTATTCTGGAATCGATAGCGCCAATAGAAATATTCGGCATCAATGACAACCATCTTGAGAAGATTCGCAGTTATTATCCTAAGGTAAAAATTGTGGCAAGAGGCGATACGGTTAAAGCTATCGGGGAAAATGAAGAAGTTAATGTTTTTGCAGAACGTTTTAACCTGTTATTAAAACATTATGAAAAATTCGGAAAGATAACCGAACAGGATATTGATTACATAATGAATGCGGAACAACAATACAGCGGCAAAGAAGAAACAGATAAAGAAATTCTTGTTCACGGAAAACACGGGATGCCTGTAAAAGCACGCACCATCAATCAACAGCGAATGGTTGAAAGCTCGGCAAACAATGATCTGATTTTTGCCATTGGTCCGGCAGGTACCGGAAAAACATACACAGCCGTAGCCCTGGCTGTTCGCGCTTTAAAAAATAAAGAAGTAAAACGTATTGTTCTTACACGCCCTGCCGTTGAAGCTGGCGAAAATCTTGGCTTCCTGCCCGGCGACCTGAAAGACAAACTCGACCCATACTTACAACCCTTATACGACGCGCTTCGCGACATGCTTCCTTCGCAAAAGCTTTATTCATACATGGAAGATGGAACCATTGAAGTTGCACCACTCGCCTTTATGCGCGGACGTACGCTCGAAAATGCATATGCAATTTTAGATGAAGGACAGAATACAACCGAAAGCCAGATGAAAATGTTCCTGACCAGGATGGGACGAAGTTCTAAATTCATAGTTACCGGCGACATTACACAAATTGATTTACCACGCAACCAGGCATCGGGCTTGCTCCATTCCATGAGAATTTTAAAAAATATTGAAGGCATTGAAATTATAATGCTTGATGAAAGAGATATTGTTCGTCACCGGCTGGTAAACCGCATTGTGGAAGCTTATGGGAAGGAAAGTAAAAAGTAA
- a CDS encoding secondary thiamine-phosphate synthase enzyme YjbQ, whose translation MKTFRKELFFNTEQRYQFVHITPKVEAAVNESGVKEGLCLVNAMHITASVFINDNEHGLHHDYMEWLEKLAPYSRNGYHHNVGEDNGDAHLKRQVMGREVVVAITNGKLDLGPWEEIFYGEFDGKRQKRVLIKIIGE comes from the coding sequence ATGAAAACTTTCAGAAAAGAATTATTTTTCAATACCGAACAGCGTTACCAGTTTGTACATATTACTCCTAAAGTTGAAGCAGCAGTTAATGAAAGCGGAGTAAAAGAAGGTCTGTGCCTGGTAAACGCCATGCACATTACCGCAAGCGTATTTATTAATGATAATGAACACGGTCTTCACCATGATTACATGGAGTGGCTCGAAAAGCTTGCGCCATATAGTCGTAACGGATATCACCATAATGTTGGCGAAGATAATGGAGATGCACATCTGAAACGACAGGTCATGGGCAGGGAAGTTGTTGTTGCTATTACTAATGGCAAACTTGACCTTGGTCCATGGGAAGAAATTTTCTACGGTGAGTTTGATGGGAAAAGACAAAAAAGAGTTTTAATAAAAATTATTGGTGAATAA